One region of Drosophila teissieri strain GT53w chromosome 2L, Prin_Dtei_1.1, whole genome shotgun sequence genomic DNA includes:
- the LOC122626327 gene encoding lipase 1 yields MPHAIWFLLVLGVYALDDCGVLGGYMEDNYPASVIEDARLNTIQLLQKYKHPAETHQVTTDDKYILTLHRIARPGAKPVLLVHGLEDSSSTWIVMGPESGLGYFLYANGYDVWMGNVRGNRYSKGHVKLNPNTDKSYWTFSWHEIGMYDLPAMIDGVLQKTGYQKLSYFGHSQGTTSFFVMTSSRPEYNAKIHLMSALAPVAFMRHMKAPLMGMARMGMNMFSDNFELFPHSDIFLNHCLTSSSMLKTCMRFYWQIVGKNREEQNMTMFPVVLGHLPGGANIKQAVHYLQLQKSDRFCQYEYEPKENHKLYGRSTPPDYRLERISAPVALYYGSNDYLAAVEDVQRLAKVLPNVVENHLYRKWNHMDMIWGISARRSIQPRILQVMQYWEAGGAAKDATTGSPVEEDVTQLTTETPIEEGKPEEAEEEAGIGQGNEENEGHAEETEQVNATTSPTSEL; encoded by the exons ATGCCACATGCGATCTGGTTTCTCCTGGTGCTCGGGGTATATGCTCTCGATGACTGCGGCGTTTTGGGTGGATATATGGAGGACAACTACCCGGCAAGCGTGATTGAGGATGCCCGCCTCAATACG ATACAACTGCTGCAGAAGTACAAGCATCCAGCGGAAACCCACCAGGTGACCACGGATGACAAGTATATCCTTACCCTCCATCGCATAGCTCGACCTGGGGCCAAGCCAGTGCTGCTGGTTCACGGCCTAGAGGACTCCTCTTCCACGTGGATCGTGATGGGTCCGGAAAGTGGACTGGGTTACTTTCTCTACGCCAACGGCTACGACGTCTGGATGGGCAATGTCAGGGGCAATCGCTACTCCAAGGGCCATGTGAAGCTCAACCCCAATACGGACAAGTCCTACTGGACCTTCTCCTGGCACGAGATAGGCATGTACGATCTGCCAGCGATGATCGATGGGGTTCTGCAGAAAACCGGATACCAGAAGCTCAGCTACTTCGGTCACTCCCAGGGCACCACCTCGTTCTTCGTGATGACTTCCAGTAGACCCGAGTACAATGCAAAGATCCATCTGATGAGCGCCCTAGCACCCGTGGCCTTTATGAGGCACATGAAGGCACCACTCATGGGAATGGCCCGCATGGGCATGAACATGTTTAGCGACAACTTTGAGCTGTTTCCGCACTCGGATATATTTCTCAACCATTGCCTTACTTCGTCCTCCATGCTAAAGACCTGTATGCGTTTCTACTGGCAGATTGTGGGAAAGAACCGGGAGGAGCAGAATATG ACCATGTTCCCTGTGGTTTTGGGCCATCTTCCCGGTGGCGCCAACATTAAACAAGCGGTCCACTACCTCCAACTGCAGAAATCCGATCGCTTCTGCCAGTACGAGTATGAGCCCAAGGAGAACCATAAGCTCTACGGACGTTCCACTCCGCCGGACTACCGCCTGGAGAGGATCAGCGCTCCGGTTGCCTTGTACTACGGCAGTAATGACTACCTGGCGGCCGTGGAGGATGTGCAGCGCTTGGCTAAAGTGCTGCCCAATGTGGTCGAGAACCATCTGTACCGCAAGTGGAACCACATGGACATGATCTGGGGCATCAGTGCACGGCGTTCGATTCAGCCCAGGATTCTGCAGGTGATGCAGTACTGGgaggcaggaggagcagctaaGGATGCCACCACTGGCTCGCCCGTGGAGGAGGATGTGACCCAGCTGACCACGGAGACGCCGATCGAGGAGGGAAAACCGGaagaggcggaggaggaagcTGGCATTGGCCAGGGAAACGAGGAGAATGAAGGTCATGCAGAAGAAACTGAGCAGGTTAATGCTACCACCAGTCCAACCTCGGAACTATAG